The genomic segment TCTGCCTCGACGCTTTCCCTCCGGAGCTCACCAACGGCGCTCCACAGGCGGCCCCAGGTATCTTGGCCGCTGACCTCGGCGTCTTGACCGCGAACAACTCGTGGGAACAGGTCTCCTATGGAGGACGACCTCTTTATCGATATCGTCTCGATACCAAACCAGGCGAGATCAATGCTGAGGGAAAGGGAGGCATCTGGTACGTCGTGGGTGTTAACGGACTCCCGATCACGAAACCTCTTTCCCGAACCAGTGCGACCAAGAGCTAGAGTGACTTCGTAAGAATCTGCGCGACATCTAAAACCTGCTTGCCCGGGTCAGCGGTGCCCTCGGCTTGGCGTGCCTTCATGGCATCGTCGAGCATGATCATACAAAATGGGCAGGCGGTTGAGACCACATCTGCACCGGTCTCAAGGGCCTGATCGGTGCGCTCGAGGTTGATTCGCTTCCCGATATTCTCCTCGAGCCACATACGAGCGCCTCCTGCACCGCAGCAGAAGCCCTTCTCGCGACAACGATGCATCTCCTTGGATTGAACGCCAGGGATCGCCTCAAGCACCGAGCGAGGCTCATCGTAGACGTGGTTGTGACGACCAAGGTAGCAGGGATCATGGTAGGTAACGCTCTTGTCGACTGACTTTGTAGGCGTGATTCGCTGGTCGGCGATGAGGCGGCTCAACAGTTGGGAATGGTGAACGACCTCGTAGTTCCCACCAAGTGCCGGGTATTCATTGGCGATCGAGTTGAAGCAATGCGGACAGGAGACGATGACCTTGCGAACGCCGACACTGTTGAGCGTCTCGATGTTGGTCTGTGCTTGGGTCTGATAGAGATACTCGTTGCCGATCCGTCTGGCGGGATCCCCGGTGCAGCTTTCGCGCGGGCCAAGGACGGCGAAGTTCACGCCTGCGTTGTGGAGCAGGGTGGCAATGGAGCGGGTGACACGCTGTGCCCGCTCGTCCAGCGCGCCCGCACAACCAACCCAGAAGAGATACTCGGTGTCGGCACCGATGGTGTCAGTGACGACAGGGACCTCGAAATCGAGACCCTGCATCCAATCGGATCGATGGCTGGCTCCCAATCCCCACGGATCGCCCTGGTTCTCGATGTTTCTGAGCATCGAGTTCGCTTCTGAGGGGAAGCTTGACTCCATCAGGACCTGGTATCGGCGGATGTCGACGATCGTGTCAACGTGTTCGATATCGACTGGACATGCCTGCACGCAGGCGCCACAGGTCGTGCAGGACCAAAGCACATCAGGATCGATCACGTCTGGAACGAGGTTGTCGTCTAAGGAGGAACCTGAGAGCATCTTTTCTCGCAGGCTCATGATGAGTAGTTTCGGAGAGAGGGGTTTGCCGGTTCCCCAGGCAGGACACTGTTCTTGGCATCGGCCACACTCGGTGCAGGCCAGCAGGTCGAGTCGTTGCTTCCATGTGGTCTGCTCGATCGTGCCAACTCCGAAGACATCCTCCTCCGAGAGCGTCTCTGGATCCATGTTAGGGGTGGTCGCCAGCGCACCGAGGGCGATGGGCCGTCGTGCAAAAGCGACGTTTAACGGTGCAGTGAAGATGTGGAGATGCTTCGAGTGAACGACGAAGATTAAGAAGCTGAAGATCACGGCGATGTTGAGCACGAGGAAGATGGACTCAAGGATGTAGTTGGTGTGTGCGCCCATGTGGCGGAAGGGAATCGAGAGTACGTGCGACATGAAGGCAAAGTCCGAGTAGGGAAAGTCGCCGGTGTTGACCTGGAAAGCCCGATAGGCCAGCAGCGTGATGATGACCGCGGCGATCCAGCCCAGGGTGATCCAGGCGGTCTTGGTGTGAGAACCGTAGAATCGTGAGTCGCGGTGCCGCTGTTCTGGGGCCTCACGAATGCGAATGACGCTAAAGACACACACCGCCACTAAGACAGCGAGCGCAAAGAAGTCCTCAAGGAATCCCAACCAGCTATCGTGTCCAATGAGGGGGATCGCAAAACGGCGGTTAAAGAGAAGCCCAATCGCTTCGATGATGGTGGCGAGCAGAATGGTAAAACCCCAAAAGGTGAAGAAGTGAGCGATACCGGGCACGGTCTTGGTCAATAGCTTGCGCTGGCCGAGCACCTCAACGGCCTCGGCCTTGACGCCTTGCTCGGCGGTTGTACGCCCGCGTTCGACCTTTTTGCCGGCACGGACTACTCCAAAGAGGTACAGTCCACGCCGTGCGACCAGCGCAAGTGAGACCACGATGATCACTAGGCCGACGATAAGACGGTCGTCCATTCTTCCTCCTCTGGTTGCCGTAACGGCACCTTTACCAAGCTGATCACTATATTACCTATCGGTAACATCTATCACAAACCTGCACTATAGGTCGAGCTGATATCGGCTTGGCGTGGGGCCATCCTGACCTTGGTATTTACTCGCCAAAGCATCCGATCCATAAGGATTGTCGGCCGGGGTCGTCATCTCGAGGAACGAGATCTGTCCGATCTTCATGCCTGGGTAGATTTTGATAGGAAGGTTGGCTACATTCGAGAGCTCTAGCGTGATGGTGCCCGAGAAGCCGGGGTCGATAAAACCAGCGGTCGAGTGGATGAGGAGCCCAAGTCGTCCGAGTGATGACTTGCCCTCCAGACGACCGACGAGGTCGGGCCCAATGGAGACTCGCTCAACCGTCGCGCCCAAGACGAATTCATTTGGATGGAGCATCAAGGCTCCATCCTGTTCGACCTCGAGCAGCTCTGT from the Ferrimicrobium sp. genome contains:
- the dcd gene encoding dCTP deaminase is translated as MILSDRSIIAALETKRVLIDPLAENAIQPSSVDLRIGNKFRVFRNYSKGLIDVREPLDDLTELLEVEQDGALMLHPNEFVLGATVERVSIGPDLVGRLEGKSSLGRLGLLIHSTAGFIDPGFSGTITLELSNVANLPIKIYPGMKIGQISFLEMTTPADNPYGSDALASKYQGQDGPTPSRYQLDL
- a CDS encoding (Fe-S)-binding protein, whose amino-acid sequence is MDDRLIVGLVIIVVSLALVARRGLYLFGVVRAGKKVERGRTTAEQGVKAEAVEVLGQRKLLTKTVPGIAHFFTFWGFTILLATIIEAIGLLFNRRFAIPLIGHDSWLGFLEDFFALAVLVAVCVFSVIRIREAPEQRHRDSRFYGSHTKTAWITLGWIAAVIITLLAYRAFQVNTGDFPYSDFAFMSHVLSIPFRHMGAHTNYILESIFLVLNIAVIFSFLIFVVHSKHLHIFTAPLNVAFARRPIALGALATTPNMDPETLSEEDVFGVGTIEQTTWKQRLDLLACTECGRCQEQCPAWGTGKPLSPKLLIMSLREKMLSGSSLDDNLVPDVIDPDVLWSCTTCGACVQACPVDIEHVDTIVDIRRYQVLMESSFPSEANSMLRNIENQGDPWGLGASHRSDWMQGLDFEVPVVTDTIGADTEYLFWVGCAGALDERAQRVTRSIATLLHNAGVNFAVLGPRESCTGDPARRIGNEYLYQTQAQTNIETLNSVGVRKVIVSCPHCFNSIANEYPALGGNYEVVHHSQLLSRLIADQRITPTKSVDKSVTYHDPCYLGRHNHVYDEPRSVLEAIPGVQSKEMHRCREKGFCCGAGGARMWLEENIGKRINLERTDQALETGADVVSTACPFCMIMLDDAMKARQAEGTADPGKQVLDVAQILTKSL